One window from the genome of Haloprofundus halobius encodes:
- a CDS encoding TIGR04206 family protein — protein MAEDRTAAASRAHESTRTRTRLLLLLLSLLLLPWSVLLVDGRPATLVFPWGLFDPASGNAVSLSGYLFEFTGGFRSLPAYLRAWPASVVAFLFAIASATGGVLFDREDSRVTAALLVIAGLGQLSLAVGFTQAGGRLALPVGTAALWAVAWLRYR, from the coding sequence ATGGCCGAAGACCGAACGGCTGCCGCCTCGCGCGCGCACGAGTCGACTCGAACGCGGACACGACTGCTTCTCCTCCTGTTGTCGCTGTTGCTACTGCCGTGGAGCGTCCTGCTCGTCGACGGCCGTCCGGCGACGCTCGTCTTCCCGTGGGGGCTGTTCGATCCCGCTTCCGGAAACGCCGTCTCGCTCTCTGGATACTTGTTCGAGTTCACGGGCGGGTTCAGGTCGCTCCCGGCGTACCTCCGAGCGTGGCCCGCGAGCGTCGTCGCCTTTCTTTTCGCCATCGCCAGCGCTACCGGCGGCGTCCTGTTCGACCGCGAAGACTCGCGGGTGACCGCCGCGTTGCTGGTCATCGCCGGGTTGGGCCAGCTCTCTCTGGCAGTCGGCTTCACGCAGGCGGGCGGTCGACTCGCGCTTCCGGTGGGGACGGCCGCGCTGTGGGCCGTCGCGTGGCTTCGATACCGGTAG
- a CDS encoding OBG GTPase family GTP-binding protein — MGLEEEIDAIEEEIATTPYNKSTEAHIGRLKAKLSEKKEKLENQSSAGGGQGYAVEKTGDATIALVGFPSVGKSTLINAITNADSETGAYEFTTLNVNPGMLQYRGANIQMLDVPGLIEGAAGGRGGGREVLSVVRTADLVVFVLSVFEVDQYERLSEELYNNKIRLDTEPPSLTISKQIKGGINVTKSDDVELDEQTIKDVLREYGYVNAEVTVRGNPSIDELIDGIMDNRVYLPSIVTVNKADLIDRDYLPTVYENLEEIGLDPEEVTFISAEKEKGLDGLKDEIWESLGLIRVYMDKPGRGTDYEEPLVIRRGMTVGDACRKLGADLEDRFKFARVSGSSAKHDEQQVGKDHELEDEDVLRIVARK, encoded by the coding sequence ATGGGACTGGAGGAGGAGATCGACGCGATCGAAGAGGAGATCGCCACCACTCCGTACAACAAGTCGACGGAGGCGCACATCGGTCGACTGAAGGCGAAACTCTCGGAGAAGAAGGAGAAACTCGAAAACCAGTCCTCCGCTGGCGGCGGGCAGGGCTACGCCGTCGAGAAGACCGGCGACGCCACCATCGCACTCGTCGGCTTTCCGAGCGTCGGCAAGTCGACGCTCATCAACGCGATCACCAACGCCGACAGCGAGACGGGGGCCTACGAGTTCACGACGTTGAACGTCAACCCCGGCATGCTGCAGTACCGCGGCGCCAACATCCAGATGCTCGACGTCCCGGGTCTCATCGAGGGTGCCGCGGGCGGACGCGGCGGCGGCCGCGAGGTTCTCTCGGTCGTCCGGACGGCCGACCTCGTCGTGTTTGTCCTCTCGGTGTTCGAGGTCGACCAGTACGAGCGACTCAGCGAAGAACTGTACAACAACAAGATCCGCCTCGACACCGAACCGCCGAGTCTGACCATCTCGAAGCAGATCAAGGGCGGCATCAACGTCACGAAGAGCGACGATGTCGAACTCGACGAACAGACCATCAAAGACGTGCTCCGCGAGTACGGCTACGTCAACGCCGAGGTGACGGTGCGCGGCAACCCCTCCATCGACGAACTCATCGACGGCATCATGGACAACCGCGTCTACCTGCCCTCTATCGTCACGGTGAACAAAGCGGACCTCATCGACCGCGACTACCTGCCGACGGTGTACGAAAACCTGGAGGAAATCGGACTCGACCCCGAGGAGGTGACGTTCATCAGCGCCGAGAAGGAGAAGGGGCTCGACGGCCTCAAGGACGAAATCTGGGAGTCGCTGGGTCTCATCCGCGTCTACATGGACAAGCCGGGCCGCGGCACCGACTACGAGGAACCGCTCGTCATCCGGCGCGGGATGACCGTCGGCGACGCCTGTCGGAAACTCGGCGCCGACCTCGAAGACCGGTTCAAGTTCGCCCGCGTCTCCGGGTCGAGCGCCAAACACGACGAACAGCAGGTCGGCAAGGACCACGAACTCGAAGACGAGGACGTGCTCCGCATCGTCGCGCGGAAGTAA
- a CDS encoding DUF7541 family protein, translating into MDENPGLSEQYRTASPWPFFIALSIPLAEAGILFNLFAVAVGGLLLFFGCSAGMLQEAGYVDRPWRALVASAVLVFVLGGLLLYADTQVANDAVQLAERGYAVLVAGVILLLVGALGELFVDDGEFAV; encoded by the coding sequence ATGGACGAAAATCCGGGACTCTCCGAACAGTACCGAACGGCCAGTCCGTGGCCGTTCTTCATCGCGCTCAGCATCCCGCTGGCGGAGGCCGGCATCCTGTTCAACCTCTTTGCGGTCGCCGTCGGCGGTCTGCTCTTGTTCTTCGGTTGTAGCGCCGGGATGTTACAGGAGGCGGGCTACGTCGACCGCCCGTGGCGGGCGCTGGTCGCCTCGGCGGTACTCGTCTTCGTGCTTGGGGGACTGCTCCTCTACGCGGACACGCAGGTTGCCAACGACGCCGTCCAGCTCGCAGAGCGCGGCTACGCGGTCCTCGTCGCGGGAGTCATCCTGCTTCTCGTCGGCGCCCTCGGCGAACTGTTCGTCGACGACGGGGAGTTCGCCGTCTGA
- a CDS encoding DUF6684 family protein produces MANTNSNKIFDRETLLDLTVNIIPLFIILFFVVLFLLVQPWGGDLFPTAIMVGLHVVPFVGLAILTYFSGKAIAGAEKSSTVYYPGQAGMPGAEAEHGESAHDDETQALESGTDHEGELTDGSTDDSNGSTDGADRETAETNADDGAAESDDADDAESDDTDSTERQQAE; encoded by the coding sequence ATGGCGAACACGAACTCGAACAAAATCTTCGACAGGGAGACGCTGCTCGACCTGACGGTGAACATCATCCCGTTGTTCATTATCCTGTTCTTCGTCGTGCTCTTCCTGCTCGTCCAACCGTGGGGCGGCGACCTCTTCCCGACCGCCATCATGGTCGGTCTGCACGTCGTCCCGTTCGTCGGCCTCGCGATCTTGACGTACTTCTCCGGGAAAGCCATCGCGGGTGCCGAGAAATCCTCGACGGTGTACTACCCCGGCCAGGCCGGGATGCCGGGCGCGGAGGCCGAACACGGTGAGTCGGCACACGACGACGAGACACAGGCGCTCGAATCCGGGACCGACCACGAGGGCGAACTGACGGACGGTTCGACCGACGATTCGAATGGTTCGACCGACGGTGCGGACCGTGAGACGGCCGAGACGAACGCCGACGACGGGGCGGCCGAATCCGACGACGCCGACGACGCCGAATCCGACGACACTGACTCGACAGAACGCCAGCAGGCGGAGTGA
- a CDS encoding cbb3-type cytochrome c oxidase subunit I — MQLNGQLALTVLMGLFLVGVFAWLTRVENWRTYTPLSSGGGAVGQESGYASEEKPAGIVRWLTTVDHKDIGLMYGTYGIFAFVVGGLMVVLMRTELATPETVLVEPGFYNSLLTSHGITMLFLFGTPIIAAFSNYFIPLIIGADDMAFPRINAIAFWLLPPAALLIWAGFFPIPNLIPAQTAWTMYTPLSAGVGEGNQVNAGVDLMLLGLHLSGVSATMGAINFIATIFTERAEEVTWANLDIFSWTILTQSGLILFAFPLLGSALLMLLFDRNLETTFFAVGEGGGSMLWQHLFWFFGHPEVYILVLPPMGLVSYILPRFAGRRLFGFKFVVYSTLAIGVLSFGVWAHHMFSTGMDPRLRASFMAVSMAIAIPSAVKTFNWITTMWNGNIRLTAPMLYCIGFVSNFIIGGVTGVFLASIPVDLVLHDTYYVVGHFHYIVMGAITFAGMAGIYYWFPLVTGRMYQRSLAKWHFWLWMVGTNVTFLAMILLGYGGMPRRYATYLPQFASLHQIATLGAYMLLLGGIIFVWNMVQSYFEGPVVEDGDPWNLEESNLRTVEWDWFDRKLQTKIADGGVESEANDTSSQTE; from the coding sequence ATGCAGTTGAACGGACAGTTAGCGCTGACGGTCCTCATGGGGCTTTTCCTCGTGGGCGTCTTCGCCTGGCTGACGCGGGTGGAAAACTGGCGCACGTACACCCCACTCAGCAGCGGCGGCGGCGCAGTCGGCCAAGAATCCGGGTACGCCTCCGAGGAGAAACCCGCAGGAATCGTCCGGTGGTTGACGACTGTCGACCACAAAGACATCGGCCTGATGTACGGCACGTACGGCATCTTCGCGTTCGTCGTCGGCGGTCTCATGGTCGTGTTGATGCGAACCGAACTCGCGACGCCGGAGACGGTGCTCGTCGAACCGGGCTTCTACAACTCGCTTCTGACGAGCCACGGCATCACGATGCTGTTCCTCTTCGGGACACCCATCATCGCGGCCTTCTCGAACTACTTCATCCCGCTCATCATCGGCGCGGACGACATGGCGTTCCCGCGCATCAACGCCATCGCGTTCTGGTTGCTGCCGCCGGCGGCGCTGCTCATCTGGGCCGGGTTCTTCCCGATCCCGAACCTCATCCCCGCACAGACGGCGTGGACGATGTACACGCCGCTGTCGGCGGGTGTCGGAGAGGGTAACCAGGTGAACGCCGGCGTCGACCTGATGCTGCTGGGTCTGCACCTCTCGGGCGTCTCGGCGACGATGGGGGCGATAAACTTCATCGCGACCATCTTCACCGAACGCGCCGAGGAGGTGACGTGGGCGAATCTCGACATCTTCTCGTGGACCATCCTCACGCAGTCGGGGCTCATCCTCTTCGCGTTCCCGCTTCTGGGCAGCGCGCTCCTGATGCTGTTATTCGACCGGAACCTGGAGACGACGTTCTTCGCCGTCGGCGAGGGCGGCGGGTCGATGCTCTGGCAGCACCTCTTTTGGTTCTTCGGCCACCCCGAGGTGTACATCCTCGTGTTGCCGCCGATGGGGCTGGTCAGCTACATCCTCCCGCGCTTTGCGGGCCGGCGACTGTTCGGCTTCAAGTTCGTCGTCTACTCGACGCTCGCCATCGGCGTGCTCTCGTTCGGCGTCTGGGCGCACCACATGTTCTCGACGGGTATGGACCCGCGCCTCCGCGCCTCCTTCATGGCCGTCTCGATGGCTATCGCCATCCCCAGCGCTGTCAAGACGTTCAACTGGATCACGACGATGTGGAACGGCAACATCAGGCTCACCGCCCCGATGCTGTACTGCATCGGCTTCGTCTCGAACTTCATCATCGGCGGCGTCACCGGCGTGTTCCTCGCGTCCATCCCCGTCGACCTCGTGCTGCACGACACCTACTACGTCGTCGGTCACTTCCACTACATCGTGATGGGTGCTATCACCTTCGCGGGGATGGCGGGCATCTACTACTGGTTCCCGCTCGTCACGGGCCGGATGTACCAGCGCAGCCTCGCGAAGTGGCACTTCTGGCTGTGGATGGTCGGGACGAACGTCACGTTCCTCGCGATGATTCTGCTCGGCTACGGCGGTATGCCGCGTCGCTACGCGACCTACCTGCCGCAGTTCGCGTCGCTGCACCAGATCGCAACGCTCGGCGCGTACATGCTGCTGCTCGGCGGCATCATCTTCGTGTGGAACATGGTTCAGTCGTACTTCGAGGGGCCGGTCGTCGAGGACGGCGACCCGTGGAATCTCGAGGAGTCGAACCTCCGCACCGTCGAGTGGGACTGGTTCGACCGCAAACTGCAGACCAAGATCGCCGACGGCGGTGTCGAGAGCGAAGCGAACGACACCTCCTCGCAAACGGAGTGA
- a CDS encoding DUF7520 family protein — MSATRFRGPNFVLILYALLVAISGLAGFLTATFVSGLRAPRFLFLVPFPPTQLGFAAYGALTVALVLGVPLLLVVYVSRNLDDAAQN; from the coding sequence GTGAGCGCGACACGCTTTCGGGGACCGAACTTCGTCCTCATCCTGTACGCACTACTCGTCGCCATCTCGGGTCTCGCCGGGTTTCTGACCGCGACGTTCGTCTCCGGACTCCGAGCGCCGAGGTTCCTCTTTCTCGTCCCGTTTCCGCCGACGCAGCTGGGCTTCGCCGCCTACGGCGCGCTGACCGTCGCGCTGGTGCTCGGCGTTCCGCTGTTGCTCGTGGTGTACGTCTCGCGGAATCTCGACGACGCCGCCCAGAACTGA
- a CDS encoding universal stress protein: MYQVLVGVDDDVARARACAREVTNLPGGTDEKTVTLLHSFTEDPGDRSAADVESVNAAAESLDDHGVRYELLESGGDPAQSILDAAKEVGADLVVVAGRKRSPAGKAIFGSVSQSVILSSNRPVMVVGTETRE, from the coding sequence ATGTACCAGGTACTTGTCGGCGTCGACGACGACGTAGCGCGCGCCCGTGCGTGCGCCAGAGAGGTCACTAACCTCCCCGGTGGGACCGACGAGAAGACGGTCACGCTCCTGCACAGTTTCACCGAGGACCCCGGCGACCGGTCGGCGGCCGACGTCGAATCTGTCAACGCGGCCGCCGAGTCCCTCGACGACCACGGCGTGCGCTACGAACTGCTCGAATCCGGCGGCGACCCCGCGCAGTCGATTCTCGACGCCGCGAAGGAAGTCGGCGCCGACCTCGTCGTCGTGGCCGGACGCAAGCGCTCGCCCGCGGGCAAAGCCATCTTCGGCAGCGTCAGCCAGTCGGTCATCCTGAGTTCGAATCGACCGGTGATGGTCGTGGGTACCGAGACGCGCGAGTGA
- a CDS encoding thioredoxin domain-containing protein, whose translation MTGHPDIGDVLDRLRDGGVLREDDDGGLATTDEFEETRAEYARTYRDADRETFVETVAEAFGLAPETAANEIAANGVTRAQLAAYLAVESFLDTSPSAETKAVMAHLVCEVSPPSPVPRGVTLLDDDSYEAFLDAHPDAVLTVWKRHCEPCERLKADLDDLLDAVPEGVAVGGLDGESASAFRLAHAVNSAPVVLWFRDGERVESRDGYVSPSAFADVVADVY comes from the coding sequence ATGACGGGCCACCCCGACATCGGCGACGTGTTGGACCGCCTTCGAGACGGCGGCGTGCTCCGCGAGGACGACGACGGGGGGCTCGCGACGACCGACGAGTTCGAGGAGACGCGGGCGGAGTACGCGCGGACGTACCGAGATGCCGACAGGGAGACGTTCGTCGAAACGGTGGCCGAAGCGTTCGGACTCGCGCCCGAGACCGCCGCGAATGAGATTGCGGCCAATGGCGTGACGCGAGCGCAACTGGCCGCGTACCTCGCCGTGGAGTCGTTTCTCGACACGTCGCCGTCGGCGGAGACGAAGGCGGTGATGGCGCACCTCGTCTGCGAGGTGTCGCCGCCCTCGCCCGTCCCGAGGGGCGTGACCCTCCTCGACGACGACTCCTACGAGGCGTTCCTCGACGCCCACCCGGACGCCGTGCTGACGGTCTGGAAACGACACTGTGAACCGTGCGAGCGACTCAAGGCAGACCTCGACGACCTGCTCGATGCGGTGCCGGAGGGAGTCGCGGTCGGCGGCCTCGACGGCGAGTCCGCCTCGGCGTTCCGTCTCGCGCACGCGGTCAACAGCGCGCCCGTTGTACTGTGGTTCCGGGACGGAGAGCGCGTCGAGAGTCGCGACGGCTACGTCTCGCCGTCGGCGTTCGCCGACGTCGTCGCCGACGTCTACTGA
- a CDS encoding GNAT family N-acetyltransferase, with product MDLRDAEPADAEGIRTVARESLLASYSPDLSEDVIDTAVENWYDDEEVGSNLEDPQAVWSVAVDGDDIVAVAQSYLVEADETVGQIDWLHVAPDSRGSGLGRQLLKRVETELMDRGASRLEGKVLTVNEGGARFYENAGYDAGETRQIKIADEEFTERAFVKTASESAEEFTPVEERSGPDGQTLYVAYDESQRARKAPFYVTYTDEERTERYGYLCGNCESVATAMDSMERIECSECGNQSKSARWDAAYL from the coding sequence ATGGACCTTCGAGACGCCGAACCAGCGGACGCGGAGGGGATTCGAACCGTCGCCCGCGAGTCGCTTCTGGCCTCGTACAGCCCCGACCTCTCCGAGGACGTCATCGATACCGCGGTGGAGAACTGGTACGACGACGAGGAGGTCGGCTCGAACCTCGAAGACCCGCAGGCCGTCTGGAGCGTCGCCGTCGACGGTGACGACATCGTCGCCGTCGCCCAGAGCTACCTCGTCGAGGCCGACGAGACGGTCGGCCAGATAGATTGGCTCCACGTCGCCCCCGACTCTCGTGGTTCGGGCCTCGGCAGGCAGCTGCTCAAACGCGTCGAAACCGAACTGATGGACCGCGGCGCCTCCCGCCTCGAAGGGAAGGTACTGACGGTCAACGAGGGCGGCGCGCGCTTCTACGAGAACGCGGGTTACGACGCCGGAGAGACGCGACAGATCAAGATCGCGGACGAGGAGTTCACCGAACGCGCCTTCGTAAAAACCGCCTCCGAGTCTGCCGAGGAGTTCACCCCGGTCGAAGAGCGCAGCGGGCCCGACGGCCAGACGCTGTACGTCGCCTACGACGAGAGTCAGCGCGCGCGGAAAGCGCCGTTCTACGTCACGTACACAGACGAGGAGAGGACAGAGCGTTACGGTTACTTGTGCGGCAACTGCGAGAGCGTAGCGACGGCGATGGACTCGATGGAGCGTATCGAGTGCAGCGAGTGCGGCAACCAGAGCAAGTCGGCGCGCTGGGACGCAGCGTACCTGTAG